From the Musa acuminata AAA Group cultivar baxijiao chromosome BXJ3-7, Cavendish_Baxijiao_AAA, whole genome shotgun sequence genome, one window contains:
- the LOC135643805 gene encoding uncharacterized protein LOC135643805 isoform X3: protein MSQPCRGQQPDLNNLQPWQQLLMCQLIQEPQSQNKFKQLDPGTGQRNSLSKLSASAKPAPVDQLPAMIDDVPINHVSDCNWPKTVVPSMPLVPINSQPFIADNMNWLQLNDNPTVPNVASSFVISNNQIQTMRSMGFIPQQFDQTFHGIPVSSAKGVICQHPQFFGASSNCTDLTTTGARNESVKAWVPFNSLQSDQSSPAQNFSRERTFAMCNFHGKGSLDNASVQVLSNDVASGNFQQIDNLKCSVRVHEVQDNQDKADLSSNLQENPSMQVETSDDVAANLDPTEQKLLFGMDDGHSLEVPLGGSLNTCSGNFLCGSSLENIHFGAIPSMQSGSWSALMQEAVQACSSDKGIQEEWSGLSYQKMERPMVMDSVVSNDNAKQPTTWDDSYLQSASSLTSRHLPLYNDADACSNSCTSPSFHNSFAHDGNSRVQSGAPHVSFQLSAGGNNYKQFHQDQKQKPIFEGGHQAQIPLTNEVWVDQSYEQCANDSVDMQYTEGSWTYQQNEALVNFPGEFSDTPNFWNSSYIMAPGGDCVSDVCDNDVNMGKPGGSNMHVNSGEQPVESDIGSSVQAEDFAVDNYGSVVNTNNFEWNDEMNQLASNSGLMVFGKNLNFDACVTVKTNGDKNVERNYNQLSGRPQTSYDTNKRLSSTDENKKDLQMVSGDGYTSSSLDHSRYSYTIDSAKENSVLAANDQKCFVSEIQDSLIQTGQHTVGSKMKRLTGSLGMDVEPLLPKNHPFIFQCMPKSVIQGYKKEEQIYAQKSKFADHIDSNNVENLVKRIAVESQKLQSRDNILTHASASSFDGSIGPYSQNKRIAQTSQNVLELLHKVDQSRNTDIPAQVGFGTASPRICQPSAVQGFGLQLAPPSQQFSKFVLPSNTCLNINPMNLDSKAGDKDQIWSISTPSVQSLMNETSQRENQSKISSISEQKHKEALYCDKQNTLSAIARNSCNMGNHLQGQESQERNPNVNVYLEKEQDIPSSTGYGTLDQSMNFTIFNQANANALVKNTSLLQQPYKSHDGAVADRSIQTSFPSLAGRVPPFRVASGEQLQTTKMDYTKQKQVVQDFSQISSSMYSNTETISIQPSTAGISYQVDPSSMLAYMWTNISTQQHQASLLPDSLSLQIPQSHNIRETSFLGLQKTYDQGSNGESASSEVGTSSHLMNRDDPNKRFSLKPSITEKIDSITQAETEFQWTELVGNAEEGLNTFIPSLVHLHQKGTDQGKSWHASTPYTQAVHASINRMASSSSEIGFPGFTSNPSDVQQKNCSLLHRMQARRKADSDLSNKVQSRLRGADFVSNSSFVYWNNDQGNVQEQDSDFKIPAYGELGACSQSLLPSNAKMLSFASKENVLQNASTPSSGGHCLQNDISSLSTCSTANLIRGNEHTCMNPQVSPSWFEKYQMYKNDAVIAEHDGQKITKPTSQQNFFSDIPGSTAENIMVKHRIRNSQTYTWPSSSIAEVSSDRPSTQSLLPTIVDQDAVIRSRKRKSTITELLPWHKVAQGQQRLRSIRTRLGSGYQ, encoded by the exons ATGTCACAACCTTGTCGAGGGCAGCAGCCTGATCTTAATAACCTGCAACCATGGCAACAACTATTGATGTGCCAACTGATACAAGAGCCTCAGAGCCAGAATAAATTTAAGCAGCTAGATCCGGGTACAGGACAGCGAAATTCACTTAGCAAATTGTCCGCTTCAGCAAAACCAGCACCTGTGGATCAGTTACCTGCAATGATAGATGATGTCCCTATTAATCATGTGTCCGATTGTAATTGGCCAAAAACTGTTGTTCCGAGCATGCCTTTAGTGCCTATTAACTCTCAACCATTTATTGCGGACAACATGAACTGGCTGCAGTTAAATGACAATCCTACTGTACCAAATGTTGCAAGTAGTTTCGTAATTTCAAATAATCAAATTCAAACAATGCGATCTATGGGTTTCATCCCACAACAGTTTGACCAGACTTTTCATGGCATTCCTGTTTCAAGCGCCAAAGGGGTTATATGTCAACATCCTCAGTTCTTTGGGGCGTCTAGTAATTGCACTGATTTGACAACTACTGGAGCCAGGAATGAATCAGTAAAAGCATGGGTTCCATTTAACTCTCTTCAGAGTGATCAGTCTTCTCCTGCACAAAACTTCTCACGGGAAAGAACATTTGCTATGTGTAATTTTCATGGCAAAGGCTCACTTGATAATGCTTCAGTGCAAGTTCTGAGTAATGATGTTGCATCAGGAAACTTTCAACAAATAGATAATCTAAAATGCAGTGTTCGGGTTCATGAAGTCCAAGATAATCAGGACAAAGCTGACTTGTCAAGTAACTTGCAGGAAAATCCATCAATGCAAGTAGAGACTTCCGATGATGTGGCTGCTAACCTAGACCCTACAGAACAGAAGCTTTTGTTTGGTATGGATGATGGCCACAGTTTGGAAGTTCCCTTAGGTGGGAGCCTGAACACTTGTTCAGGCAACTTTCTTTGTGGGTCTTCTTTGGAGAACATCCATTTTGGTGCTATTCCTTCCATGCAAAGTGGAAGCTGGAGCGCTCTTATGCAGGAGGCTGTACAGGCTTGCAGCAGTGATAAGGGAATCCAGGAAGAGTGGAGTGGTTTGAGCTACCAGAAAATGGAACGTCCAATGGTAATGGATTCAGTTGTGTCTAATGATAATGCCAAGCAGCCAACCACTTGGGATGACAGCTACCTGCAGAGTGCATCCTCATTAACTTCAAGACATCTTCCTTTGTATAATGATGCTGATGCATGTTCGAATTCATGCACTTCCCCTAGTTTTCATAACTCATTTGCACATGATGGAAATAGTAGGGTACAAAGTGGAGCTCCTCATGTGTCTTTTCAGCTGTCTGCTGGCGGAAACAATTACAAACAGTTTCATCAGGATCAAAAGCAGAAACCAATCTTCGAAGGTGGTCATCAAGCACAGATACCTTTAACCAATGAAGTGTGGGTGGACCAGTCATATGAGCAGTGTGCAAATGATTCTGTAGACATGCAGTATACTGAGGGAAGCTGGACCTACCAACAAAATGAGGCCTTGGTGAATTTTCCTGGGGAGTTTAGTGATACACCAAATTTCTGGAACAGTAGTTATATTATGGCACCTGGCGGGGATTGTGTCTCAGATGTTTGTGATAATGATGTTAATATGGGGAAGCCTGGTGGTAGTAACATGCATGTGAACAGCGGAGAACAACCAGTCGAATCCGATATTGGCAGTTCGGTGCAAGCTGAAGATTTTGCAGTTGACAACTATGGTTCTGTTGTGAACACAAACAACTTTGAGTGGAATGATGAGATGAATCAGCTGGCATCCAATTCAGGTCTGATGGTTTTTGGTAAAAACTTGAACTTTGACGCATGTGTAACTGTAAAAACTAATGGTGACAAAAATGTGGAAAGAAACTATAATCAATTAAGTGGGAGACCACAAACTAGTTATGACACTAACAAAAGATTAAGCAGCACCGATGAAAACAAAAAAGATCTGCAGATGGTTTCAGGTGATGGCTATACATCCAGTAGTTTAGACCACAGCCGATATAGCTATACTATAGATAGTGCAAAGGAAAATTCTGTGTTGGCTGCTAATGACCAGAAATGTTTTGTATCCGAGATCCAAGATTCATTGATCCAAACTGGTCAACATACTGTGGGTTCTAAAATGAAGCGGTTAACAGGAAGTTTGGGGATGGATGTGGAACCTTTGCTCCCTAAAAATCATCCATTTATTTTTCAGTGCATGCCCAAATCAGTTATTCAAGGATATAAAAAAGAGGAACAGATATATGCTCAAAAGTCTAAGTTTGCAGATCATATTGATTCAAACAATGTTGAAAACCTTGTTAAG AGAATTGCAGTGGAATCACAGAAGCTACAATCTAGAGATAACATCTTGACTCATGCTTCGGCTTCTTCCTTTGATGGATCCATTGGTCCATATTCCCAAAATAAAAGAATTGCTCAAACAAG TCAAAATGTGCTTGAGCTTCTTCACAAGGTTGATCAGTCAAGGAATACTGATATCCCTGCTCAAGTTGGTTTTGGTACTGCTTCTCCTCGTATTTGTCAGCCATCTGCTGTGCAAGGTTTTGGTTTGCAATTGGCCCCACCATCTCAACAATTTTCGAAGTTTGTGTTACCTTCCAATACTTGTCTAAATATTAATCCTATGAACTTAGACAGCAAGGCAGGAGATAAAGACCAGATATGGTCAATTTCTACACCATCAGTTCAATCTCTCATGAATgaaacatctcaaagagaaaatcagAGTAAGATATCTAGCATATCAGAACAAAAGCATAAAGAAGCTTTAtactgtgataagcaaaatacctTATCCGCAATAGCTCGTAATTCTTGTAATATGGGGAACCACCTACAAGGGCAGGAGTCGCAGGAACGTAATCCTAATGTGAACGTTTATCTGGAGAAAGAGCAAGATATTCCTAGTTCCACTGGATATGGAACATTAGATCAGTCAATGAATTTTACCATTTTTAACCAAGCTAATGCAAATGCTCTTGTCAAAAATACCTCACTACTTCAACAACCATATAAATCTCATGATGGGGCGGTAGCTGATCGATCTATTCAGACATCATTTCCTTCTCTGGCTGGCAGAGTTCCACCTTTTAGAGTCGCTTCTGGTGAACAGTTGCAGACAACAAAGATGGATTATACAAAGCAGAAGCAGGTTGTCCAGGACTTCTCTCAGATTAGTAGTTCAATGTACTCTAATACAGAAACAATATCAATCCAGCCTTCTACTGCAGGCATTTCTTATCAAGTTGACCCATCGTCAATGTTGGCATACATGTGGACAAATATATCAACCCAACAACATCAAGCTAGCCTTCTCCCTGACAGTCTCAGCCTACAGATACCTCAGTCACATAATATTAGGGAAACAAGTTTTTTGGGCCTGCAAAAGACATATGATCAAGGAAGTAATGGAGAGAGTGCTTCTTCCGAAGTTGGCACAAGTTCTCATTTGATGAACAGAGATGATCCAAATAAGAGATTTTCCTTAAAGCCATCAATTACTGAGAAGATAGATTCTATTACCCAGGCAGAAACTGAATTCCAATGGACAGAACTAGTGGGAAATGCTGAGGAGGGTTTGAATACATTCATTCCATCCTTGGTCCATTTGCATCAGAAGGGCACGGACCAGGGGAAAAGTTGGCATGCTTCAACTCCTTACACTCAAGCAGTACATGCTTCCATTAACAGAATGGCCTCTTCTAGCAGTGAAATTGGGTTCCCTGGTTTTACTTCAAATCCTTCAGATGTTCAACAGAAAAATTGTTCCCTTCTGCACCGGATGCAAGCTAGGAGGAAAGCTGATTCTGATCTAAGCAACAAGGTACAAAGTAGGCTAAGGGGAGCTGATTTTGTCTCTAATTCTTCTTTTGTGTACTGGAACAATGATCAGGGAAATGTTCAGGAACAAGATTCAGACTTCAAAATTCCTGCATATGGTGAACTTGGTGCATGTTCACAAAGTTTGTTACCATCGAATGCAAAAATGCTAAGTTTTGCTTCTAAAGAAAATGTGTTACAAAATGCAAGCACACCTTCTTCAGGAGGGCATTGTCTTCAAAATGATATATCCTCTCTTAGTACATGTTCAACAGCTAATTTAATCAGAGGAAATGAGCACACTTGTATGAACCCTCAAGTGTCTCCATCTTGgtttgaaaaatatcaaatgtaTAAAAATGATGCAGTAATTGCTGAACATGATGGCCAGAAGATTACAAAACCTACTTCTCAGCAGAATTTTTTCTCAGATATACCCGGGAGCACAGCCGAAAACATTATGGTCAAGCACAGAATTCGAAACAGTCAGACATATACTTGGCCAAGTTCATCAATCGCAGAGGTATCTTCCGATAGACCATCTACCCAGTCACTGCTTCCTACTATTGTGGACCAGGATGCAGTTATAAGATCAAGGAAGCGGAAAAGCACAATTACAGAGCTTCTGCCATGGCACAAGGTCGCACAAGGACAGCAGAGGTTAAGAAGCATCAG AACTAGACTGGGCTCGGGTTACCAATAA
- the LOC135643805 gene encoding uncharacterized protein LOC135643805 isoform X2: protein MSQPCRGQQPDLNNLQPWQQLLMCQLIQEPQSQNKFKQLDPGTGQRNSLSKLSASAKPAPVDQLPAMIDDVPINHVSDCNWPKTVVPSMPLVPINSQPFIADNMNWLQLNDNPTVPNVASSFVISNNQIQTMRSMGFIPQQFDQTFHGIPVSSAKGVICQHPQFFGASSNCTDLTTTGARNESVKAWVPFNSLQSDQSSPAQNFSRERTFAMCNFHGKGSLDNASVQVLSNDVASGNFQQIDNLKCSVRVHEVQDNQDKADLSSNLQENPSMQVETSDDVAANLDPTEQKLLFGMDDGHSLEVPLGGSLNTCSGNFLCGSSLENIHFGAIPSMQSGSWSALMQEAVQACSSDKGIQEEWSGLSYQKMERPMVMDSVVSNDNAKQPTTWDDSYLQSASSLTSRHLPLYNDADACSNSCTSPSFHNSFAHDGNSRVQSGAPHVSFQLSAGGNNYKQFHQDQKQKPIFEGGHQAQIPLTNEVWVDQSYEQCANDSVDMQYTEGSWTYQQNEALVNFPGEFSDTPNFWNSSYIMAPGGDCVSDVCDNDVNMGKPGGSNMHVNSGEQPVESDIGSSVQAEDFAVDNYGSVVNTNNFEWNDEMNQLASNSGLMVFGKNLNFDACVTVKTNGDKNVERNYNQLSGRPQTSYDTNKRLSSTDENKKDLQMVSGDGYTSSSLDHSRYSYTIDSAKENSVLAANDQKCFVSEIQDSLIQTGQHTVGSKMKRLTGSLGMDVEPLLPKNHPFIFQCMPKSVIQGYKKEEQIYAQKSKFADHIDSNNVENLVKRIAVESQKLQSRDNILTHASASSFDGSIGPYSQNKRIAQTSQNVLELLHKVDQSRNTDIPAQVGFGTASPRICQPSAVQGFGLQLAPPSQQFSKFVLPSNTCLNINPMNLDSKAGDKDQIWSISTPSVQSLMNETSQRENQSKISSISEQKHKEALYCDKQNTLSAIARNSCNMGNHLQGQESQERNPNVNVYLEKEQDIPSSTGYGTLDQSMNFTIFNQANANALVKNTSLLQQPYKSHDGAVADRSIQTSFPSLAGRVPPFRVASGEQLQTTKMDYTKQKQVVQDFSQISSSMYSNTETISIQPSTAGISYQVDPSSMLAYMWTNISTQQHQASLLPDSLSLQIPQSHNIRETSFLGLQKTYDQGSNGESASSEVGTSSHLMNRDDPNKRFSLKPSITEKIDSITQAETEFQWTELVGNAEEGLNTFIPSLVHLHQKGTDQGKSWHASTPYTQAVHASINRMASSSSEIGFPGFTSNPSDVQQKNCSLLHRMQARRKADSDLSNKVQSRLRGADFVSNSSFVYWNNDQGNVQEQDSDFKIPAYGELGACSQSLLPSNAKMLSFASKENVLQNASTPSSGGHCLQNDISSLSTCSTANLIRGNEHTCMNPQVSPSWFEKYQMYKNDAVIAEHDGQKITKPTSQQNFFSDIPGSTAENIMVKHRIRNSQTYTWPSSSIAEVSSDRPSTQSLLPTIVDQDAVIRSRKRKSTITELLPWHKVAQGQQRLRSISIAELDWARVTNKLFEKVHDGAEALENGPSTTQPRRRLILTTHLMHQLIPAVPSRILNKEVISAYENVTFSIAKSALADVCSLISSLGRDYHIHLEKENTFSDNVTSCKKAGDHPCSKIMEVFIQRSKKLECDFSSLLFCSICKTGQEVISVKRPNGVPRIGKVLSR from the exons ATGTCACAACCTTGTCGAGGGCAGCAGCCTGATCTTAATAACCTGCAACCATGGCAACAACTATTGATGTGCCAACTGATACAAGAGCCTCAGAGCCAGAATAAATTTAAGCAGCTAGATCCGGGTACAGGACAGCGAAATTCACTTAGCAAATTGTCCGCTTCAGCAAAACCAGCACCTGTGGATCAGTTACCTGCAATGATAGATGATGTCCCTATTAATCATGTGTCCGATTGTAATTGGCCAAAAACTGTTGTTCCGAGCATGCCTTTAGTGCCTATTAACTCTCAACCATTTATTGCGGACAACATGAACTGGCTGCAGTTAAATGACAATCCTACTGTACCAAATGTTGCAAGTAGTTTCGTAATTTCAAATAATCAAATTCAAACAATGCGATCTATGGGTTTCATCCCACAACAGTTTGACCAGACTTTTCATGGCATTCCTGTTTCAAGCGCCAAAGGGGTTATATGTCAACATCCTCAGTTCTTTGGGGCGTCTAGTAATTGCACTGATTTGACAACTACTGGAGCCAGGAATGAATCAGTAAAAGCATGGGTTCCATTTAACTCTCTTCAGAGTGATCAGTCTTCTCCTGCACAAAACTTCTCACGGGAAAGAACATTTGCTATGTGTAATTTTCATGGCAAAGGCTCACTTGATAATGCTTCAGTGCAAGTTCTGAGTAATGATGTTGCATCAGGAAACTTTCAACAAATAGATAATCTAAAATGCAGTGTTCGGGTTCATGAAGTCCAAGATAATCAGGACAAAGCTGACTTGTCAAGTAACTTGCAGGAAAATCCATCAATGCAAGTAGAGACTTCCGATGATGTGGCTGCTAACCTAGACCCTACAGAACAGAAGCTTTTGTTTGGTATGGATGATGGCCACAGTTTGGAAGTTCCCTTAGGTGGGAGCCTGAACACTTGTTCAGGCAACTTTCTTTGTGGGTCTTCTTTGGAGAACATCCATTTTGGTGCTATTCCTTCCATGCAAAGTGGAAGCTGGAGCGCTCTTATGCAGGAGGCTGTACAGGCTTGCAGCAGTGATAAGGGAATCCAGGAAGAGTGGAGTGGTTTGAGCTACCAGAAAATGGAACGTCCAATGGTAATGGATTCAGTTGTGTCTAATGATAATGCCAAGCAGCCAACCACTTGGGATGACAGCTACCTGCAGAGTGCATCCTCATTAACTTCAAGACATCTTCCTTTGTATAATGATGCTGATGCATGTTCGAATTCATGCACTTCCCCTAGTTTTCATAACTCATTTGCACATGATGGAAATAGTAGGGTACAAAGTGGAGCTCCTCATGTGTCTTTTCAGCTGTCTGCTGGCGGAAACAATTACAAACAGTTTCATCAGGATCAAAAGCAGAAACCAATCTTCGAAGGTGGTCATCAAGCACAGATACCTTTAACCAATGAAGTGTGGGTGGACCAGTCATATGAGCAGTGTGCAAATGATTCTGTAGACATGCAGTATACTGAGGGAAGCTGGACCTACCAACAAAATGAGGCCTTGGTGAATTTTCCTGGGGAGTTTAGTGATACACCAAATTTCTGGAACAGTAGTTATATTATGGCACCTGGCGGGGATTGTGTCTCAGATGTTTGTGATAATGATGTTAATATGGGGAAGCCTGGTGGTAGTAACATGCATGTGAACAGCGGAGAACAACCAGTCGAATCCGATATTGGCAGTTCGGTGCAAGCTGAAGATTTTGCAGTTGACAACTATGGTTCTGTTGTGAACACAAACAACTTTGAGTGGAATGATGAGATGAATCAGCTGGCATCCAATTCAGGTCTGATGGTTTTTGGTAAAAACTTGAACTTTGACGCATGTGTAACTGTAAAAACTAATGGTGACAAAAATGTGGAAAGAAACTATAATCAATTAAGTGGGAGACCACAAACTAGTTATGACACTAACAAAAGATTAAGCAGCACCGATGAAAACAAAAAAGATCTGCAGATGGTTTCAGGTGATGGCTATACATCCAGTAGTTTAGACCACAGCCGATATAGCTATACTATAGATAGTGCAAAGGAAAATTCTGTGTTGGCTGCTAATGACCAGAAATGTTTTGTATCCGAGATCCAAGATTCATTGATCCAAACTGGTCAACATACTGTGGGTTCTAAAATGAAGCGGTTAACAGGAAGTTTGGGGATGGATGTGGAACCTTTGCTCCCTAAAAATCATCCATTTATTTTTCAGTGCATGCCCAAATCAGTTATTCAAGGATATAAAAAAGAGGAACAGATATATGCTCAAAAGTCTAAGTTTGCAGATCATATTGATTCAAACAATGTTGAAAACCTTGTTAAG AGAATTGCAGTGGAATCACAGAAGCTACAATCTAGAGATAACATCTTGACTCATGCTTCGGCTTCTTCCTTTGATGGATCCATTGGTCCATATTCCCAAAATAAAAGAATTGCTCAAACAAG TCAAAATGTGCTTGAGCTTCTTCACAAGGTTGATCAGTCAAGGAATACTGATATCCCTGCTCAAGTTGGTTTTGGTACTGCTTCTCCTCGTATTTGTCAGCCATCTGCTGTGCAAGGTTTTGGTTTGCAATTGGCCCCACCATCTCAACAATTTTCGAAGTTTGTGTTACCTTCCAATACTTGTCTAAATATTAATCCTATGAACTTAGACAGCAAGGCAGGAGATAAAGACCAGATATGGTCAATTTCTACACCATCAGTTCAATCTCTCATGAATgaaacatctcaaagagaaaatcagAGTAAGATATCTAGCATATCAGAACAAAAGCATAAAGAAGCTTTAtactgtgataagcaaaatacctTATCCGCAATAGCTCGTAATTCTTGTAATATGGGGAACCACCTACAAGGGCAGGAGTCGCAGGAACGTAATCCTAATGTGAACGTTTATCTGGAGAAAGAGCAAGATATTCCTAGTTCCACTGGATATGGAACATTAGATCAGTCAATGAATTTTACCATTTTTAACCAAGCTAATGCAAATGCTCTTGTCAAAAATACCTCACTACTTCAACAACCATATAAATCTCATGATGGGGCGGTAGCTGATCGATCTATTCAGACATCATTTCCTTCTCTGGCTGGCAGAGTTCCACCTTTTAGAGTCGCTTCTGGTGAACAGTTGCAGACAACAAAGATGGATTATACAAAGCAGAAGCAGGTTGTCCAGGACTTCTCTCAGATTAGTAGTTCAATGTACTCTAATACAGAAACAATATCAATCCAGCCTTCTACTGCAGGCATTTCTTATCAAGTTGACCCATCGTCAATGTTGGCATACATGTGGACAAATATATCAACCCAACAACATCAAGCTAGCCTTCTCCCTGACAGTCTCAGCCTACAGATACCTCAGTCACATAATATTAGGGAAACAAGTTTTTTGGGCCTGCAAAAGACATATGATCAAGGAAGTAATGGAGAGAGTGCTTCTTCCGAAGTTGGCACAAGTTCTCATTTGATGAACAGAGATGATCCAAATAAGAGATTTTCCTTAAAGCCATCAATTACTGAGAAGATAGATTCTATTACCCAGGCAGAAACTGAATTCCAATGGACAGAACTAGTGGGAAATGCTGAGGAGGGTTTGAATACATTCATTCCATCCTTGGTCCATTTGCATCAGAAGGGCACGGACCAGGGGAAAAGTTGGCATGCTTCAACTCCTTACACTCAAGCAGTACATGCTTCCATTAACAGAATGGCCTCTTCTAGCAGTGAAATTGGGTTCCCTGGTTTTACTTCAAATCCTTCAGATGTTCAACAGAAAAATTGTTCCCTTCTGCACCGGATGCAAGCTAGGAGGAAAGCTGATTCTGATCTAAGCAACAAGGTACAAAGTAGGCTAAGGGGAGCTGATTTTGTCTCTAATTCTTCTTTTGTGTACTGGAACAATGATCAGGGAAATGTTCAGGAACAAGATTCAGACTTCAAAATTCCTGCATATGGTGAACTTGGTGCATGTTCACAAAGTTTGTTACCATCGAATGCAAAAATGCTAAGTTTTGCTTCTAAAGAAAATGTGTTACAAAATGCAAGCACACCTTCTTCAGGAGGGCATTGTCTTCAAAATGATATATCCTCTCTTAGTACATGTTCAACAGCTAATTTAATCAGAGGAAATGAGCACACTTGTATGAACCCTCAAGTGTCTCCATCTTGgtttgaaaaatatcaaatgtaTAAAAATGATGCAGTAATTGCTGAACATGATGGCCAGAAGATTACAAAACCTACTTCTCAGCAGAATTTTTTCTCAGATATACCCGGGAGCACAGCCGAAAACATTATGGTCAAGCACAGAATTCGAAACAGTCAGACATATACTTGGCCAAGTTCATCAATCGCAGAGGTATCTTCCGATAGACCATCTACCCAGTCACTGCTTCCTACTATTGTGGACCAGGATGCAGTTATAAGATCAAGGAAGCGGAAAAGCACAATTACAGAGCTTCTGCCATGGCACAAGGTCGCACAAGGACAGCAGAGGTTAAGAAGCATCAG TATTGCAGAACTAGACTGGGCTCGGGTTACCAATAAGTTGTTTGAAAAG GTGCATGATGGAGCTGAAGCTTTGGAGAATGGCCCATCAACAACTCAACCACGAAGAAGGCTAATTTTGACGACTCACTTGATGCATCAACTCATTCCAGCTGTACCATCTCGAATACTTAATAAGGAGGTCATTTCAGCCTATGAAAATGTTACCTTCTCCATTGCTAAATCAGCACTTGCAGATGTGTGCAGCTTGATCTCTTCCTTGGGAAGAGATTATCACATTCATTTGGAAAAAGAGAATAC GTTTTCTGATAATGTTACCTCTTGTAAGAAGGCAGGAGACCATCCTTGCTCAAAAATCATGGAAGTCTTTATTCAAAGATCCAAGAAGCTTGAgtgtgatttctcaag TTTACTTTTTTGCTCAATTTGTAAGACTGGACAAGAGGTCATCAGTGTTAAACGTCCAAATGGAGTTCCACGAATTGGAAAGGTTCTCTCTCGTTAA